The following coding sequences are from one Luteolibacter yonseiensis window:
- a CDS encoding RluA family pseudouridine synthase, translating into MQPLTILFEDDFLVAIDKPPGMLVHPASGEDEPAQIAMKRLRDQLGRQVFPIHRLDRPTSGVLLFALDKTTASAVQQAFERRNVIKTYHAAVCGAAPQAWVCETPLRTNPEDEPLAARTSFERLVTKPPSKDCPDPLSLVKAVPTTGRFHQIRRHLLDAGFPIVGDFRYAGMEKSHELCGILGIGTRMLLQAKSLELTHPRTAEPLRIHAPADEDFLRCFGNGAAAGFL; encoded by the coding sequence ATGCAGCCGCTGACCATTCTTTTTGAAGACGATTTCCTTGTCGCGATCGACAAGCCGCCGGGCATGCTGGTGCATCCGGCAAGTGGTGAGGATGAGCCGGCGCAGATCGCGATGAAGCGCTTGCGCGACCAACTGGGACGGCAGGTTTTCCCCATACATCGTCTTGATCGGCCGACCTCCGGTGTGCTGTTGTTCGCGCTCGATAAAACGACCGCCAGCGCGGTCCAGCAGGCATTTGAACGAAGGAATGTGATCAAGACCTACCACGCGGCCGTATGTGGTGCTGCGCCCCAAGCCTGGGTCTGCGAAACTCCGCTGCGAACGAATCCGGAAGACGAACCGCTTGCGGCCCGGACCTCATTCGAGCGTCTCGTGACGAAGCCTCCCTCCAAGGATTGCCCGGACCCGCTTTCGCTGGTCAAGGCGGTTCCAACGACAGGACGGTTCCACCAGATCCGCCGCCACCTGCTGGATGCCGGATTCCCGATCGTCGGGGATTTCCGCTACGCGGGAATGGAGAAGAGTCATGAATTGTGCGGAATTCTGGGAATCGGCACCCGCATGTTGTTGCAGGCGAAGTCACTGGAACTCACTCATCCCCGCACGGCTGAACCCCTCCGGATCCACGCTCCTGCGGACGAGGATTTCCTCAGGTGCTTCGGGAATGGAGCCGCGGCCGGGTTTTTATAG
- a CDS encoding CAP domain-containing protein yields the protein MIAIACTGAFASCASPSPKTARIPVSTTSSKQDPSLTGQLLQEVNSYRRNHGARELQRHAGLDRLAQKHCEFLRQNRGKFGIRGQANVSHMGFDGRALMARQNYNMLTCAENVASTSDTSHGIAPTLVKIWTNSKSHQKNMVDDWTHTGIGIVKDSDGTVFSTQLFGTISYSQMTSRNRFNGY from the coding sequence GTGATCGCGATCGCCTGCACGGGAGCTTTTGCCTCCTGCGCCAGCCCATCGCCTAAAACAGCCCGGATCCCCGTATCCACCACCTCATCCAAGCAAGATCCGTCCCTTACGGGTCAGCTGCTTCAGGAAGTCAATAGCTACCGCCGCAACCACGGCGCGCGGGAGCTGCAACGCCATGCCGGCCTTGATCGTCTCGCACAGAAGCATTGCGAATTCCTCCGTCAGAACCGGGGCAAGTTCGGAATCCGCGGACAAGCCAACGTAAGCCATATGGGCTTCGATGGCCGCGCCTTGATGGCCCGCCAGAACTACAATATGCTGACCTGCGCCGAGAATGTCGCATCCACCAGCGACACGAGTCATGGCATCGCCCCCACGCTGGTCAAGATTTGGACAAACTCCAAAAGCCATCAAAAAAACATGGTGGACGACTGGACCCACACGGGCATCGGCATTGTGAAAGACAGTGATGGAACCGTATTCTCCACACAATTGTTCGGAACCATCAGCTATTCACAAATGACATCTCGCAATCGGTTCAACGGCTACTAA